Proteins encoded together in one Fibrobacter sp. UWR2 window:
- a CDS encoding TIGR03960 family B12-binding radical SAM protein, whose amino-acid sequence MTILEKIALALPAVESPARYMGGEANSIVKDHSQMLARMAFLFPDTYEIGMSNNGMRILYHVVNREPDMLCEVAFAPWDDMAREMKKYDIPLYTHASYTPVRDFDVIGITLQTELNFTNVPYVLELARIPAWQKDRGENDPIVVSGGPAMANPEPVADFFDAFMIGDGEKVMIELLRCVGEGRKAGLKRTEILANLSKIDGVYVPTLRPVVKNEFGMLVPAEPAKGSYEHTNGVRRLFIPEMDPKDYPVKNLIANMQLVHNRFSVEVMRGCAQGCRFCQAGIWYRPCRELNPDDVLDIAKAGIRATGERELGLLSLSTADYKPVEALTDSIIDDPFFDTVDVSLPSIRVNSFGQTLAGKIAALKGGRSATFAPETGSERIRKMINKTISDQDMYDAAEHAFSSGFNKIKLYTMIGFPTENEADMQAFCDLIFNLVKIGRKYNREIQIAVSIGILIPKSFTGLQWAPFMDKETALRHIRYVREKFFKHPNVKINWASWETSFLEAVYSRADRSLAPVIYEAYKQGIIFESDAYRFDYNKWLGVWEKCGYDTSWVYREREKDEVFPWDFIHAGTSKQYLRREWEKAFDPNSAPVPNCKWGDCQKCGIPGFGAEIKLADDPVRHKAPSRTPEEIKQLVAERRPKKAESFSYKITFKKAGLSRFLPHQNMLSFFERTFLCAGIPVKFSEGFSPKPRISNMGALPLGLETYCEIISVDLLQKLDISPENLPNLMAQLSEPFPRGMEIVNIEPLKEKLSKHFPKAMVYRHTPESIPADLMERFNAKDLPIVKNHRGQEINLNEHVQGIEIAGKTMLVKVKCNDQGCTASPFVIFAGLLGIEIDPAKLDEASRRFLIAKISMEWGKT is encoded by the coding sequence CGAGCCCGACATGCTCTGCGAGGTGGCTTTTGCGCCATGGGACGACATGGCCCGCGAGATGAAGAAATACGATATCCCGCTGTACACGCACGCAAGCTACACGCCGGTACGCGACTTCGACGTCATCGGGATTACGCTCCAGACAGAACTGAACTTCACCAACGTGCCCTACGTACTCGAACTAGCGCGCATTCCGGCATGGCAGAAAGACCGCGGGGAAAACGACCCGATTGTCGTCTCCGGAGGGCCCGCGATGGCGAACCCCGAACCCGTGGCGGACTTCTTCGACGCCTTCATGATAGGCGACGGCGAGAAGGTGATGATCGAACTCTTGCGCTGTGTTGGCGAAGGGCGCAAAGCAGGACTCAAGCGTACCGAGATTCTTGCTAACTTATCCAAAATAGACGGCGTATACGTGCCGACGCTCCGCCCCGTAGTAAAGAACGAATTCGGCATGCTCGTGCCGGCAGAGCCCGCAAAGGGCAGCTACGAGCACACGAACGGGGTTCGCCGCCTGTTCATCCCGGAGATGGACCCGAAGGACTACCCCGTCAAAAACCTGATTGCCAACATGCAGCTCGTACACAACCGCTTCAGCGTGGAAGTCATGCGAGGCTGCGCACAGGGTTGCCGTTTCTGCCAGGCAGGCATCTGGTACCGCCCGTGCCGCGAACTCAACCCGGACGATGTCCTCGACATCGCGAAAGCGGGAATCCGCGCCACCGGCGAACGCGAACTCGGGCTCCTTTCGCTTTCTACCGCCGACTACAAGCCGGTGGAGGCCCTCACCGACTCCATCATCGACGACCCGTTTTTTGACACCGTCGACGTGAGCCTGCCGAGCATCCGCGTGAACAGTTTCGGCCAGACACTCGCCGGCAAGATTGCCGCCCTCAAGGGAGGCCGCAGCGCCACGTTCGCACCCGAAACCGGGTCCGAGCGCATCCGCAAGATGATCAACAAGACCATCAGCGACCAGGACATGTACGACGCGGCCGAGCACGCCTTCAGCAGCGGGTTCAACAAGATCAAGCTCTACACGATGATCGGATTCCCGACCGAGAACGAGGCCGACATGCAGGCTTTCTGCGACCTCATCTTCAACCTCGTGAAAATCGGGCGAAAATACAACCGCGAAATCCAAATAGCCGTTTCCATCGGAATCCTCATCCCGAAATCATTTACCGGGCTACAGTGGGCGCCCTTCATGGACAAGGAAACCGCCCTCAGGCACATCCGCTACGTGCGCGAAAAGTTCTTCAAGCACCCGAACGTGAAAATCAACTGGGCCAGCTGGGAAACAAGTTTCCTCGAAGCCGTGTACAGCCGCGCCGACAGGAGCCTCGCCCCCGTAATATACGAGGCATACAAACAGGGCATAATCTTCGAGAGCGACGCCTACCGCTTTGACTACAACAAGTGGCTGGGCGTGTGGGAAAAGTGCGGCTACGACACAAGCTGGGTGTACCGCGAACGCGAGAAGGACGAAGTATTCCCGTGGGACTTTATCCACGCAGGCACCTCCAAACAGTACCTGCGCCGCGAATGGGAAAAGGCCTTTGACCCGAATTCCGCACCTGTTCCGAACTGCAAGTGGGGCGACTGCCAAAAGTGCGGCATTCCCGGATTCGGAGCCGAAATCAAGCTTGCCGACGACCCCGTGCGCCACAAGGCGCCGAGCCGCACCCCCGAAGAAATCAAGCAGCTCGTCGCGGAGCGACGCCCGAAAAAGGCAGAAAGTTTCAGTTACAAGATCACCTTCAAGAAGGCTGGCCTAAGCCGGTTCCTACCGCACCAGAACATGCTCAGCTTCTTTGAGCGTACGTTCCTGTGTGCAGGGATTCCCGTCAAGTTCAGCGAAGGGTTTAGCCCCAAGCCTCGCATCTCGAACATGGGAGCACTCCCGTTAGGGCTCGAGACCTACTGCGAGATCATCAGCGTGGATTTGCTGCAGAAACTCGACATTTCACCTGAGAATCTCCCGAACCTCATGGCGCAGCTGAGCGAACCGTTCCCGCGCGGCATGGAAATCGTGAACATCGAGCCCCTCAAGGAAAAGCTCAGCAAGCATTTCCCGAAGGCGATGGTGTACCGCCACACGCCCGAAAGCATCCCCGCCGACCTAATGGAGCGGTTCAACGCGAAAGACCTCCCCATAGTCAAGAACCACCGCGGGCAGGAAATCAACCTGAACGAGCATGTACAGGGCATCGAAATTGCCGGAAAGACGATGCTCGTGAAGGTAAAATGCAATGACCAGGGCTGTACAGCGAGCCCGTTCGTAATTTTTGCAGGGCTACTCGGCATAGAAATCGACCCCGCGAAGCTCGACGAAGCGTCCAGACGCTTCCTAATTGCGAAAATCAGCATGGAATGGGGAAAAACGTAA